In Zingiber officinale cultivar Zhangliang chromosome 9B, Zo_v1.1, whole genome shotgun sequence, the genomic window tttcatgtgaTTTCGGCACATTTGcactttttctttgttttttgatctATCATATCGGTTCTTTGGGTATTTTGATTCGCGTTTCTGTTTCTGCGTCAAAGTTAATACTCACTCATTCATCGAGCTCTCTTATTTCATTCTAGCATCCTTTTGAGGTCGACAAAACTGtagattttttcttttcttcagtcGTTTTTTATTGTATTTTCAGGTGACTTTGACACATTTGCAAATCTAGGATCGCGATCTCACTTCCAAGATGCAGAACGAAGCAGGTGAAATGATGGATCTCTACATCCCAAGAAAATGGTGAGTATCTCGTAATCAATTAGAACTTCTTTACCCTCAATTATATTGATTTCTGCGATTCTTTCCAACCTTTGCATTTTTTTCTAGTTCTGCTACGAATAGGCTGATTACTGCCAAAGATCACGCATCTGTCCAAATCAACATTGGCCACTTGAATGAGAGTGGAGTATACACCGGCCAGCATACCACTTTTGCTCTCTCTGGTTTCATTCGAGCTCAGGTCTGTTCCATCTCCTTTCAACTAACTTTGATCTctcattattgataattttactaTGCTACTGATTTGTTCAGTATACTGTTTTCACTTGCATCAATAATTTTCTAATGTTTGTTAAAATGATACATTGTTATTGATTATTTAAAtatttggtttttgattttgcTTCATTAATCATTTTGGCAGGGTGATGCTGATGGTGCTCTTGATAGGCTTTGGCagaagaagaaatcagaaatcaagcAACAATAGATTTTGAATTGCTTCTAGCCATTATGAACTCAAGCAACGAAGTATGATGATTGTCGTAGGTCCTACTAGTGTTGCTTTTAGTTTTGCCCTGGTGCCATTTTACCGCAGTTTGATGTTTATGAAGAGTAAATCTGCAAAAATGAA contains:
- the LOC122024036 gene encoding 40S ribosomal protein S21-like; the encoded protein is MQNEAGEMMDLYIPRKCSATNRLITAKDHASVQINIGHLNESGVYTGQHTTFALSGFIRAQGDADGALDRLWQKKKSEIKQQ